In the uncultured Methanobacterium sp. genome, one interval contains:
- a CDS encoding deoxyuridine 5'-triphosphate nucleotidohydrolase has protein sequence MLGEKELIKLFPEFAELVQPSGIDLRVDQVYQQKGPGSLIDNEKNLPELEKLEPPLYTLQPKTAYSVTIDRKIKIPKGYSMLYLPRSTLLRSFISIHTAVGDPGFYGTLQFQLVNQGEFPFTLKRGERIAQGVVFPVEGSGEYNGSYQEKE, from the coding sequence ATGTTAGGTGAAAAAGAACTCATAAAATTATTCCCGGAATTTGCGGAACTGGTGCAACCTTCTGGCATAGACCTTCGGGTGGACCAGGTTTACCAGCAAAAAGGACCAGGATCTTTAATTGACAACGAGAAGAACCTTCCTGAACTTGAAAAACTGGAACCCCCACTTTACACCCTGCAGCCCAAGACAGCTTACAGTGTGACCATCGATAGAAAGATAAAAATTCCCAAAGGATACTCTATGCTTTACCTGCCCCGCTCCACACTCCTGCGTTCTTTCATAAGCATCCACACTGCAGTGGGTGACCCTGGTTTTTATGGTACACTGCAGTTTCAACTGGTGAACCAGGGAGAATTCCCATTCACACTTAAACGTGGTGAAAGAATTGCCCAGGGTGTTGTTTTCCCAGTGGAAGGTTCTGGAGAGTACAATGGCAGTTATCAAGAAAAAGAATAG
- the acs gene encoding acetate--CoA ligase, with amino-acid sequence MKLNKGFTGGVNISSGLDALLHENRIFPPGKDLIKNSNIQRWMKRYGIKDYDELLQRALDDPDWFWDELARELEWFQPYQDVLKWESPHAEWFCGGKFNITHNALDRHVKSWRKNKVAYIWEGELGQVKKMTYQDLYRRVNQMANALRGLGVGRGDRVAIYLPMILELPIAMLACAKIGAVHSVVFSGFWAKAFKERANDAKVKVAITVDGFYRRGKVIPLKENVDKVLDDIPSLEKLIVVRHADCPVQMKNGRDLWWDEIIKNQERECLTEVMDSEDPLFILYTSGTTGKPKGVVHVHGGYAVGIYTTLKMVFDLKDEDIWWCAADIGWITGHSYIVYAPLLMGATSVMYEGAPDYPEPDRLWQIIEEYGVSVFYTAPTTIRMFMKHGEKWPQKHDLTSLRILGSVGEPINPEAWMWYHKHIGNRQCPIMDTWWQTETGMHLITPLPITSLKPGSAVKPFPTVEADVVDDDGKSVTKGGGHLVIKTPWPAMFRTLYQDPERYVDAYWSRFPGMYLSGDVARIDEEGYLWIQGREDDVLNVAGHRISTAEVESALVSYDAVAEAAVVGKPDPVKGEEICSFITLKEGFKPNPRMKHILREHVREEIGPVASPACVNFVNDLPKTRSGKIMRRVIKAKVKGEDVGDISTLANPEAVDELDNAL; translated from the coding sequence ATTAAACTGAATAAGGGGTTTACAGGAGGGGTTAATATTTCCAGCGGATTAGATGCCCTGCTTCATGAGAACAGAATATTCCCACCAGGAAAAGATTTAATAAAAAATAGCAACATCCAGAGATGGATGAAACGTTACGGGATTAAGGATTATGATGAACTACTGCAGCGGGCTCTTGATGATCCCGATTGGTTCTGGGACGAACTTGCCAGGGAGCTGGAATGGTTTCAACCCTACCAGGACGTCTTAAAATGGGAATCCCCCCATGCAGAGTGGTTCTGTGGGGGCAAATTTAACATTACCCATAACGCCCTGGACCGACATGTGAAATCCTGGCGTAAAAATAAGGTGGCCTACATATGGGAAGGTGAATTGGGCCAGGTTAAGAAGATGACCTATCAGGATCTTTACAGAAGGGTTAACCAGATGGCCAATGCCCTGCGAGGTTTGGGTGTTGGTCGAGGGGATCGTGTAGCAATTTACCTACCCATGATACTGGAGTTACCCATTGCCATGCTGGCCTGTGCCAAGATCGGAGCAGTACACAGTGTGGTTTTCTCAGGGTTCTGGGCCAAAGCATTCAAAGAACGAGCTAACGATGCCAAAGTGAAGGTTGCAATAACAGTGGATGGATTTTACCGCAGAGGAAAGGTTATACCCCTCAAGGAAAATGTGGATAAGGTTTTAGATGATATTCCCTCCCTGGAAAAACTAATTGTGGTGCGCCATGCTGACTGCCCGGTTCAAATGAAAAATGGTCGAGATTTGTGGTGGGATGAAATCATTAAGAACCAGGAAAGGGAATGCCTCACTGAGGTAATGGATTCCGAAGACCCACTATTCATTTTATACACCTCCGGGACCACTGGAAAACCCAAAGGAGTTGTTCATGTTCATGGAGGTTATGCTGTTGGTATTTACACCACACTCAAGATGGTATTTGACCTTAAAGATGAGGACATATGGTGGTGTGCCGCAGACATTGGCTGGATAACCGGCCACAGCTACATTGTTTACGCACCTCTTTTAATGGGTGCTACTTCGGTGATGTACGAGGGTGCTCCTGATTATCCTGAGCCAGACCGCCTGTGGCAGATCATCGAGGAGTACGGGGTGAGCGTATTCTACACTGCCCCCACCACCATCCGAATGTTCATGAAACACGGGGAAAAATGGCCCCAGAAACATGATTTGACATCTTTAAGAATTTTAGGGAGCGTGGGTGAACCCATAAACCCTGAGGCATGGATGTGGTACCATAAACACATTGGTAACCGTCAATGCCCTATTATGGACACCTGGTGGCAGACTGAAACTGGAATGCATCTCATAACACCTTTACCCATCACATCGCTTAAGCCGGGGTCAGCAGTTAAACCATTTCCCACAGTGGAAGCAGATGTGGTGGATGATGATGGAAAATCAGTAACCAAAGGTGGAGGCCACTTGGTAATTAAAACTCCGTGGCCAGCAATGTTCCGTACACTGTATCAGGACCCTGAACGCTACGTGGATGCTTACTGGAGCAGATTTCCAGGAATGTATCTCAGTGGAGATGTGGCCCGTATAGATGAAGAGGGATATTTATGGATACAGGGAAGGGAAGATGATGTTTTGAATGTTGCTGGTCACCGTATAAGCACTGCTGAGGTTGAATCTGCCCTGGTAAGCTATGATGCTGTGGCTGAAGCTGCAGTGGTGGGAAAACCAGACCCGGTTAAGGGTGAGGAAATATGCAGTTTCATCACCTTAAAAGAAGGGTTTAAACCAAACCCACGTATGAAACACATCCTCAGGGAACATGTACGTGAGGAAATCGGTCCAGTGGCCAGTCCTGCCTGCGTTAACTTCGTAAATGACTTACCCAAGACCCGTTCGGGGAAGATCATGCGCCGGGTGATTAAGGCCAAGGTTAAAGGAGAAGATGTGGGAGATATAAGTACACTGGCCAATCCAGAGGCTGTAGATGAACTGGATAACGCGTTATAA
- a CDS encoding thiamine pyrophosphate-binding protein, which translates to MQTAARIKLADALVKILEKEEVKFIFGYPGEQILPFYQALQKSSIKHVLMRHEQGAAHAADGYARASSQIGVCVATAGPGALNMVMGVATAYKDSVPLLVITGDVSSQLKGENVFQDVDINAVFRPITLQSHLVDDPEKGVNLLLKAISTLKKGKTGPIHINFPKDILQEGIDPVLLEREMDLKPVNEGIKPVNGENELKQVKKLFEKSQKPLILAGAGVLWSHATSDLQNFAEKHQVPVVTTYHARGVLSEDHPLSLGLIGLRGTEAANFAGENADLILALGCRLSERTRKGLGKGPVIQVNLDESVLGGDVDIMGDVQEFLDEIKKTTPENTDKWLKELQNYDKTHEVYTDFEETPIKPQRAIREILEGMDDSILVNDAGSHTTWVNLLMKAREPSSLIFSGGFGPMGYGIPAAVGVSLAKPSKNVVVVVGDGGFQMNSQELATIAGMNLPITICLLNNRSLGIIRQWQELYYDGSFQVELDNPDFVKLANAYHIKAIMVDSPRDVLAAVREAVKLNKPVLIEIIIDENEDIPLP; encoded by the coding sequence ATGCAAACTGCGGCCCGGATTAAATTGGCAGATGCACTGGTTAAAATACTGGAAAAAGAGGAAGTTAAATTCATATTTGGCTATCCTGGGGAGCAAATTCTCCCTTTTTACCAGGCACTCCAAAAATCTTCAATAAAACATGTTTTAATGCGTCATGAACAGGGAGCAGCACATGCTGCTGATGGATATGCAAGAGCATCATCCCAAATAGGAGTGTGTGTGGCAACTGCCGGACCTGGGGCATTAAACATGGTAATGGGTGTGGCCACAGCATACAAGGACTCAGTACCATTACTGGTTATCACTGGTGATGTTTCATCCCAGCTTAAGGGTGAAAATGTATTCCAGGACGTAGATATCAACGCTGTTTTTCGTCCCATCACCCTCCAGAGCCATCTAGTAGATGACCCTGAGAAGGGAGTTAATCTTCTCTTGAAGGCAATTTCAACCCTAAAAAAGGGTAAAACCGGCCCAATCCATATTAATTTTCCTAAAGATATTCTCCAGGAAGGGATTGATCCGGTTTTACTGGAGCGGGAGATGGACTTAAAACCTGTAAATGAGGGGATTAAACCTGTAAATGGTGAAAATGAATTAAAACAGGTCAAAAAACTATTTGAAAAATCTCAAAAACCATTGATCTTAGCTGGAGCAGGAGTGCTCTGGTCTCATGCAACTTCAGATCTCCAGAATTTCGCAGAAAAACACCAGGTCCCCGTAGTAACTACTTATCATGCTAGAGGAGTACTAAGTGAAGATCATCCCCTTTCTTTAGGGCTTATTGGCCTGCGAGGAACAGAGGCCGCCAACTTCGCAGGGGAAAACGCAGACCTTATACTGGCACTGGGGTGCAGATTATCCGAAAGAACCCGGAAAGGACTGGGCAAAGGACCAGTTATTCAGGTGAATCTGGATGAATCAGTTTTAGGGGGTGATGTTGATATCATGGGAGATGTTCAAGAGTTCCTGGATGAAATCAAAAAAACTACCCCTGAAAACACTGATAAATGGTTAAAAGAACTCCAGAACTATGATAAAACTCATGAGGTATACACAGACTTTGAAGAAACTCCCATAAAACCACAAAGAGCCATCAGGGAGATATTGGAGGGGATGGATGATTCAATCCTGGTTAATGATGCTGGAAGCCACACCACATGGGTAAATCTGCTCATGAAAGCTAGGGAACCATCTTCACTAATTTTTTCCGGTGGATTCGGACCTATGGGATATGGGATCCCTGCAGCAGTAGGTGTAAGCCTGGCAAAACCCTCCAAGAATGTGGTGGTAGTGGTGGGAGATGGAGGGTTCCAGATGAACAGTCAGGAGCTGGCAACAATTGCTGGAATGAATCTACCCATTACAATTTGTCTTTTGAACAACCGGTCCTTAGGTATCATCCGCCAGTGGCAGGAGCTATATTATGATGGATCGTTCCAGGTGGAACTGGATAATCCTGATTTCGTGAAACTGGCCAACGCATACCATATAAAGGCCATTATGGTTGATTCTCCACGTGATGTTTTAGCTGCTGTACGGGAGGCAGTAAAACTTAATAAACCAGTACTTATAGAGATAATAATTGATGAAAATGAAGACATTCCCCTCCCTTAA